In one window of Nakamurella sp. PAMC28650 DNA:
- a CDS encoding ABC transporter permease, whose protein sequence is MAVVLIWIVVAVFAPLIAPSDPLAQDFVQLKGPTAQHWFGTDELGRDVLSRIVYGSRVSLPLAVLLVVGAMLVGSIVGSLAGFFGGWVDAIGMRLADIVFAFPGIILAMAVTAALGPQLRNAVLAVLIVSWPAYARLMRGLVLSARSSQYVVASRLLGASSMRALLVDIRPNVLGPVLVMAALDVGNAVLLLSGLSFLGLGAQPPTAEWGAMVAAGAQNFDKWWIGLFPGLAILTVVLAFNFIGDSLRDALDPRTARAIRG, encoded by the coding sequence ATGGCGGTGGTGCTGATCTGGATCGTGGTGGCGGTCTTCGCCCCGCTGATCGCGCCGTCCGATCCGCTGGCCCAGGATTTCGTGCAGCTCAAGGGACCGACGGCCCAGCACTGGTTCGGCACCGACGAACTCGGCCGGGACGTACTGTCCAGAATCGTCTACGGGTCCCGTGTCTCGCTGCCGCTGGCGGTCCTGCTGGTGGTCGGCGCAATGCTGGTGGGCTCGATCGTCGGCTCTCTCGCCGGCTTCTTCGGCGGCTGGGTCGACGCCATCGGGATGCGACTGGCCGACATCGTGTTCGCCTTCCCCGGCATCATTCTCGCCATGGCGGTGACGGCGGCGCTCGGTCCGCAGTTGCGCAATGCCGTGCTGGCCGTGCTGATCGTGTCCTGGCCGGCCTACGCCCGCCTGATGCGTGGCCTGGTCCTGTCCGCACGCAGCAGCCAGTACGTGGTCGCCTCCAGGCTTCTCGGTGCGTCGTCGATGCGGGCGCTGCTGGTGGACATCCGGCCCAACGTGCTCGGACCGGTGCTGGTGATGGCCGCCCTGGATGTCGGCAACGCCGTGTTGCTGCTGTCCGGCCTCTCGTTCCTCGGCCTGGGTGCCCAGCCGCCCACGGCCGAGTGGGGTGCGATGGTCGCGGCCGGCGCCCAGAATTTCGACAAGTGGTGGATCGGGCTGTTTCCCGGCCTGGCCATCCTGACCGTCGTACTGGCCTTCAACTTCATCGGCGACTCGCTCCGGGATGCGCTGGATCCCCGCACGGCCAGAGCGATCAGGGGCTGA
- a CDS encoding ABC transporter ATP-binding protein codes for MGPLLSIEHLSVALSTGRGSFKAVDDVSLGIGTGEIVGIAGESGSGKTMTALSLLGLLPHGARTAGSALFDGTDLLRCSPKQLRDLRGRQIAMVLQDPATSLHPILTVERQLTEHMRHHLGVGKGEARTRAIDLLATARIPDPEQALGAYPGQFSGGMRQRIAIAVALACEPRLLLADEPTTALDVTVQAGILRLLQRLRVERGLAVMIITHDLGVMSALADRVCVMYAGRLAEVGPRAEVLAHPRHPYTRGLLDALPHPEGGAAELRPITGSPPSLGRVPSGCPFHPRCPHALTSCATDRPELVAVTPNHLLACPVDPLVEPARAEISAETAG; via the coding sequence GTGGGTCCATTGCTGAGCATCGAGCACCTGAGCGTCGCCCTGAGTACCGGCCGGGGCTCGTTCAAGGCCGTCGACGACGTCTCCCTGGGCATCGGCACCGGCGAGATCGTCGGCATCGCGGGCGAGAGCGGCAGCGGCAAGACGATGACCGCGCTGAGCCTGCTCGGACTGCTGCCGCACGGCGCCAGGACAGCCGGGTCCGCCCTTTTCGACGGCACCGACCTGCTGCGCTGCTCCCCGAAGCAGTTGCGCGACCTGCGGGGACGCCAGATCGCCATGGTGTTGCAGGATCCGGCGACCAGCCTGCACCCGATCCTCACGGTCGAGCGCCAGCTGACCGAGCACATGCGGCACCACCTCGGCGTCGGCAAGGGCGAGGCCAGGACCAGGGCGATCGACCTGCTCGCGACCGCCCGCATCCCCGACCCGGAGCAGGCACTGGGGGCCTACCCCGGCCAGTTCTCCGGTGGCATGCGCCAACGGATCGCGATCGCGGTGGCGCTGGCCTGCGAGCCGCGGCTGCTGCTGGCGGACGAGCCGACCACCGCGCTCGACGTCACCGTGCAGGCGGGCATTCTCCGCCTGCTGCAACGCCTCCGAGTGGAACGCGGGCTTGCCGTCATGATCATCACGCACGATCTCGGCGTGATGTCGGCGCTGGCCGATCGGGTGTGCGTGATGTACGCCGGTCGGTTGGCGGAGGTCGGGCCGCGGGCCGAAGTCCTCGCCCACCCGCGGCATCCCTACACCCGGGGCCTGCTCGACGCGCTGCCTCATCCCGAGGGCGGCGCTGCCGAGCTGCGGCCGATCACCGGTAGTCCGCCGAGCCTGGGCCGGGTGCCCTCAGGCTGCCCGTTCCACCCGCGCTGCCCGCATGCTCTGACGAGCTGTGCCACCGACCGTCCCGAGCTGGTCGCCGTCACTCCCAACCATCTGCTGGCGTGCCCGGTGGATCCGCTGGTCGAGCCGGCCCGCGCCGAGATCTCCGCGGAGACTGCGGGATGA
- a CDS encoding ABC transporter permease has product MGVPGARKRSRHSDLWLFILKRLGIGVLLILGVTLISFVLTQLVPGDPAAANLGQRAVEDPAAVVAFRQKYGLDKPLPIQFLTYIWNVLHGDLGLSQQSHRPVGTDLAEYVPATFELAIFAIALSLLIGVTLGILAAVTRDRWPDQVLRVVSLGGVSMPTFWIALMAFYLLFFKWGILPGGGRLDPTETAPAHITGMYTIDALLHGQWALFGSALYHLVLPGLVLATYTIGLLLRFTRASVLEILGNDYVRAARAKGLPERVVVMRHVLRPALVSIITVAGVAFGSLLSGAVLVENIFSWPGLGQYAYLSAINLDLPAILGVSLVVAVVYIALNLLVDVLYGVIDPRIRLS; this is encoded by the coding sequence GTGGGTGTGCCGGGAGCGCGAAAGCGTTCCCGGCACAGCGATCTGTGGTTGTTCATCCTCAAACGACTGGGCATCGGCGTCCTGCTGATACTGGGCGTCACGCTGATCTCGTTCGTCCTGACCCAGTTGGTCCCCGGCGATCCGGCTGCGGCCAACCTCGGCCAGCGGGCCGTGGAGGATCCGGCCGCCGTGGTGGCGTTCCGGCAGAAGTACGGCCTGGACAAGCCGCTGCCGATCCAATTCCTGACCTACATCTGGAATGTGCTGCACGGTGATCTCGGGCTGTCCCAGCAGAGTCACCGCCCCGTCGGCACCGATCTGGCGGAGTACGTGCCGGCCACATTCGAGCTGGCCATCTTCGCCATTGCGCTCTCGCTCCTGATCGGCGTCACCCTCGGCATTCTCGCGGCGGTGACCAGGGATCGCTGGCCCGACCAGGTGCTCCGCGTCGTCAGTCTGGGCGGCGTGTCGATGCCGACCTTCTGGATTGCCCTGATGGCCTTCTACCTGCTGTTCTTCAAGTGGGGAATACTGCCGGGTGGCGGTCGGCTGGATCCCACCGAGACGGCGCCCGCGCACATCACCGGGATGTACACGATCGATGCTCTCCTGCACGGACAGTGGGCCCTGTTCGGATCGGCGCTCTACCACCTGGTGCTCCCGGGGCTGGTGCTGGCCACCTACACGATCGGTCTGCTGCTGCGTTTCACCAGAGCCTCTGTGCTGGAGATCCTGGGCAACGACTACGTGAGGGCCGCCAGGGCCAAGGGTCTGCCGGAACGGGTGGTGGTGATGCGGCACGTGCTGCGTCCTGCGCTGGTGTCGATCATCACCGTCGCCGGGGTGGCCTTCGGGAGCCTGCTGTCCGGTGCCGTGCTCGTCGAGAACATCTTCTCCTGGCCGGGTCTGGGCCAATATGCCTACCTGAGTGCGATCAACCTCGACCTTCCGGCGATCCTGGGGGTCTCCCTCGTGGTGGCGGTGGTCTACATCGCGCTGAATCTCCTGGTCGACGTCCTGTACGGCGTCATCGACCCCAGGATCAGGCTCTCGTGA
- a CDS encoding DNA polymerase III subunit gamma and tau, giving the protein MALALYRKYRPATFAEVVGQEHVTEPLRIALAAGRINHAYLFSGPRGCGKTSSARILARSLNCVQGPTPDPCGVCPSCIALAPEGPGSLDVVELDAASHGGVDDTRELRDRAFYMPAESRYRVFIIDEAHMVTPQGFNALLKIVEEPPEHLVFIFATTEPDKVLTTIRSRTHHYPFRLIPPATLRSLLERLCAEEQVRVEPAVFPLVIQSGGGSARDSLSVLDQLLAGAGDEGVTYRHAVALLGVTDAALLDEMADALAAGDGSSVFGVVDKVVEAGHDPRRFAADLLQRMRDLVILCAVPDAAGKGLIDAPEDQLALMSIQAERLGTATVSRFAEVLHTGLVEMRGTTSPRLVLELMCARMLLPAASLADGALLQRLERMERRMSIAGEDPGPGTGQQARVSSPPPPPAHAPAPVAAPTPQAVAAAALDTAPRTVLPEIPALVAPGPLSAPVPAAATAEPPPAAGARFRRPSQVATGPDAPSAPTGPSRPAVERPTADRPAVERPTADRPAVERPTADRPAVERPAVERPAAGAASPAGPDLGLPLPPRLSSSRPVAAPQSPERRPSEQRPMEPHTTEQRPAGQRPPPDARWDQPAPGRTERPDQARQERAGSTEPHRAPGAPAAAPVAAGPPSAPSPTSAGVDVTDVRRVWNEVLAAVQRHRRTTQILLASATVASVSGGALHLTMPAAGMARRVVEPANADLLRAALKEVLGVDWVIRCDAADGQGGSSSGPARGAQGGPSGGPGGTRGGQPRGPVSDLIPPPDEEEIPDDYGDDVDPSAPRAAVRDAEEMAIELLTAQLGAKRLDPQA; this is encoded by the coding sequence GTCCGACGCCCGACCCGTGCGGGGTCTGCCCGTCCTGCATCGCGCTGGCCCCCGAGGGCCCGGGCTCCCTCGACGTCGTCGAACTCGACGCGGCGAGCCATGGCGGCGTCGACGACACCCGCGAGCTGCGTGATCGGGCCTTCTACATGCCGGCCGAGTCGCGCTATCGGGTGTTCATCATCGACGAGGCCCACATGGTCACGCCACAGGGTTTCAACGCGCTGCTGAAGATCGTCGAGGAGCCACCCGAGCACCTCGTGTTCATCTTCGCGACGACCGAACCGGACAAGGTGCTGACGACCATCCGGTCGCGCACCCATCACTACCCCTTCCGGCTGATCCCGCCGGCCACCCTTCGGTCCCTGCTGGAGCGTCTGTGCGCCGAGGAGCAGGTGAGGGTCGAACCGGCCGTCTTCCCCCTGGTGATCCAGTCCGGTGGTGGGTCGGCCCGCGACTCGCTGTCGGTCCTGGATCAATTGCTGGCCGGCGCGGGTGACGAGGGCGTCACCTACCGCCATGCGGTGGCCCTGCTCGGTGTCACCGATGCGGCCCTGCTGGACGAGATGGCCGATGCGCTGGCCGCCGGCGACGGTTCTTCCGTCTTCGGCGTGGTGGACAAGGTCGTCGAGGCGGGCCACGATCCGCGTCGGTTCGCGGCGGATCTCCTCCAGCGGATGCGGGATCTGGTCATCCTCTGCGCAGTACCCGATGCGGCCGGCAAGGGGCTCATCGACGCGCCGGAGGACCAATTGGCGCTCATGTCGATTCAGGCCGAAAGGCTCGGCACAGCAACAGTTTCCAGGTTTGCAGAGGTGTTGCACACAGGCTTGGTGGAGATGCGCGGCACCACCTCGCCGCGGTTGGTGCTGGAGTTGATGTGTGCGCGCATGCTGCTTCCGGCAGCCTCGCTCGCCGACGGCGCGCTCCTGCAGCGGCTCGAGCGCATGGAACGGCGGATGTCGATCGCCGGGGAGGATCCGGGACCCGGGACCGGCCAGCAGGCCCGCGTGTCGTCACCACCGCCGCCCCCCGCACATGCGCCGGCGCCGGTGGCCGCGCCTACCCCGCAGGCGGTGGCGGCCGCCGCGCTCGATACCGCGCCCCGGACCGTGCTGCCGGAGATCCCGGCGCTGGTGGCGCCGGGCCCGCTGTCTGCCCCGGTGCCCGCGGCTGCGACAGCCGAGCCCCCTCCCGCTGCCGGCGCCCGGTTCCGTCGTCCCTCCCAGGTCGCCACCGGACCGGATGCGCCGTCGGCGCCGACCGGGCCGTCCCGTCCCGCCGTCGAGCGTCCGACGGCCGACCGTCCCGCCGTCGAGCGTCCGACGGCCGACCGTCCCGCCGTCGAGCGTCCGACGGCCGACCGTCCCGCCGTCGAGCGTCCCGCAGTCGAGCGTCCCGCCGCCGGTGCAGCCTCCCCGGCCGGCCCCGACCTCGGACTACCCCTACCGCCGCGGCTCTCGTCCTCCCGGCCCGTCGCCGCGCCGCAGTCGCCGGAGAGGCGTCCGTCGGAGCAGCGCCCCATGGAGCCGCACACCACGGAGCAACGTCCAGCGGGGCAGCGCCCACCTCCGGATGCCCGGTGGGACCAGCCTGCGCCGGGGAGAACCGAACGGCCTGATCAGGCACGTCAGGAACGGGCCGGGTCGACCGAGCCGCACCGTGCCCCCGGCGCGCCGGCTGCGGCACCGGTGGCCGCCGGACCTCCGAGCGCGCCGTCCCCGACGTCGGCCGGGGTGGACGTCACGGACGTACGGCGTGTCTGGAACGAGGTGTTGGCGGCCGTGCAGCGCCACCGACGCACCACGCAGATCCTCCTGGCCTCCGCCACCGTCGCCTCGGTCAGCGGCGGGGCCCTGCATCTGACGATGCCGGCCGCCGGCATGGCGCGCCGCGTGGTGGAACCGGCGAACGCGGACCTGTTGCGCGCCGCGCTGAAGGAGGTGCTCGGAGTCGACTGGGTCATCCGTTGCGACGCTGCCGACGGACAGGGTGGATCGTCATCGGGCCCTGCGCGCGGCGCTCAGGGCGGACCTTCCGGTGGCCCGGGTGGGACCCGTGGCGGTCAGCCGCGGGGTCCCGTCTCGGACCTGATCCCACCGCCCGACGAGGAGGAGATCCCCGACGACTACGGGGATGACGTCGATCCGTCCGCTCCGCGAGCCGCGGTGCGCGACGCGGAGGAGATGGCCATCGAGCTGTTGACCGCTCAGCTCGGCGCCAAGCGCCTGGATCCCCAGGCCTGA
- a CDS encoding LacI family DNA-binding transcriptional regulator, producing MQSNQQGERAVANDLREVARRSGVSISTASRSLAGSSLVSAATRIRVEQVAAAVGYRPNASARALRTARSQLVGLVITNLVNNSFRVIAEIVQQRLAEAGHHLVLSITGGDPMQERAALHTLMELNASGVVVVGSDSKAFAEIRSRGIPVVHLGRRPGKLVGDCVLGDESAGARLAVDLLLAHGHRRVGIVCGPATVTSGRERLDGYRRALVSAGRAVAEELVVAGPFTAQTGLDAVKTFLALPRSRRPTALLVANHESAYGVLPALRELSIDIPGQMSVICYEDAPIMQWWSPAVTVVDNQPAQMAELVARLLMERVTGLRAVTTRPAVHRIPTHLVERGSVGSVPPRSPGP from the coding sequence ATGCAGTCGAACCAGCAGGGGGAGCGCGCCGTGGCGAACGATCTGCGTGAGGTGGCGCGGCGCAGCGGCGTCTCGATCAGCACGGCCTCCCGATCGCTGGCCGGCTCCAGCCTGGTCAGTGCAGCAACCCGGATCCGGGTCGAGCAGGTGGCGGCCGCGGTGGGATATCGCCCCAACGCCAGCGCCAGGGCACTGCGCACCGCACGTTCCCAACTGGTCGGCCTCGTCATCACCAACCTGGTCAACAACAGTTTCCGGGTGATCGCCGAGATCGTGCAGCAGCGGCTCGCGGAGGCGGGGCATCATCTGGTGCTCTCGATCACCGGTGGCGACCCGATGCAGGAGCGCGCGGCGCTGCACACCCTGATGGAACTCAACGCCTCCGGTGTGGTGGTGGTCGGGTCGGACAGCAAGGCGTTCGCCGAGATCCGCAGCCGGGGGATACCGGTCGTGCATCTCGGGCGGCGTCCCGGGAAGCTGGTCGGTGACTGCGTTCTCGGTGACGAGAGCGCCGGCGCCCGGCTGGCGGTCGACCTGCTGCTGGCGCACGGACATCGACGGGTCGGGATCGTCTGCGGCCCCGCAACGGTCACCTCCGGCCGGGAGCGTCTGGATGGCTATCGGCGGGCGCTGGTGTCGGCGGGCCGAGCCGTCGCCGAGGAACTCGTGGTGGCCGGCCCGTTCACCGCCCAGACCGGGTTGGATGCGGTGAAGACCTTCCTGGCTCTGCCCAGGAGCCGGCGTCCCACTGCGCTACTGGTGGCCAACCACGAGTCGGCCTACGGGGTACTGCCCGCGCTGCGGGAACTCTCCATCGACATCCCCGGCCAGATGAGCGTGATCTGCTACGAGGATGCGCCGATCATGCAGTGGTGGTCGCCGGCCGTCACCGTGGTCGACAACCAGCCTGCTCAGATGGCTGAACTGGTGGCGCGGCTGCTGATGGAGCGCGTGACGGGCCTCCGTGCCGTCACGACCAGGCCTGCGGTCCACCGGATCCCGACCCACCTGGTCGAACGCGGCTCGGTTGGCTCCGTACCGCCGAGGTCACCTGGGCCCTGA
- a CDS encoding ABC transporter substrate-binding protein, whose amino-acid sequence MTSSGTIVVDTAFQLKTADPGRMFEPTGLLIDHAIYSTLLTFAGDDVKKPVPDLASSYTASADGKVYTFKLRKDAVFSDGTPVTSADVVFSLNRVANLKGNPSFLMAGITVTAPDAYTVVLTSATPNPAIPFIVPNSALGILNSKAVKAEGGSDAVGADKADTAETALNTKSQGAGPYVLDSYSTTTQVTLTANPKYWGTRPKYEKIIVRNVQANVQKLNVLKGQSQIAVDLSPAQADGLGSGVQTINGASPNVFFLFTNNSAKISKVTSNPSFQEAVRYGVDYDSLVNLAGTGAVQANGIIPTMFLGSLAAGTGVKRDVARAKAALAKSGLSNPTVTLSYPSDIQVNGLNFGDLAARVQANLKEVGITVNLAPASVQTALDTYRGGKEEMGLWEWGPDYPDPSDYLNFLPGQVVGKRANWLTGQSPTLEALGTKAAATIDDATRVTQYTDIQKMMNQAGPIMPLIQPAQILVAANSVKNVKANALWLVDLSELG is encoded by the coding sequence GTGACGAGCAGCGGAACCATCGTGGTGGACACCGCTTTCCAGCTCAAGACGGCTGACCCGGGCCGGATGTTCGAGCCCACCGGTCTGCTGATCGACCACGCGATCTACTCCACGCTGTTGACCTTCGCGGGCGACGACGTCAAGAAGCCCGTCCCGGATCTGGCCTCGTCCTACACCGCGTCCGCCGACGGCAAGGTGTACACCTTCAAGCTCCGCAAGGATGCCGTCTTCTCCGACGGCACCCCGGTGACCTCTGCCGATGTCGTCTTCTCGCTGAACCGGGTGGCCAACCTCAAGGGCAACCCGTCGTTTCTGATGGCGGGCATCACGGTCACCGCTCCGGACGCCTACACGGTGGTGCTCACCAGCGCGACGCCCAACCCGGCCATCCCGTTCATCGTCCCGAACTCGGCGCTCGGCATCCTCAACTCGAAGGCCGTCAAGGCCGAGGGCGGATCCGACGCCGTCGGTGCCGACAAGGCGGACACCGCGGAGACGGCGCTGAACACCAAGTCGCAGGGCGCCGGCCCGTACGTGCTCGACTCCTACAGCACCACCACGCAGGTGACCCTCACGGCGAACCCGAAGTACTGGGGCACGAGGCCGAAGTACGAGAAGATCATCGTCCGCAACGTGCAGGCGAACGTGCAGAAGCTGAACGTGCTGAAGGGGCAGTCGCAGATCGCCGTCGACCTCTCGCCGGCCCAGGCCGACGGATTGGGATCGGGGGTGCAGACGATCAACGGGGCGTCCCCCAACGTGTTCTTCCTGTTCACCAACAACAGCGCCAAGATCTCCAAGGTCACCAGCAACCCGTCCTTCCAGGAAGCCGTCCGATACGGCGTCGACTACGACAGCCTGGTGAACCTCGCCGGCACCGGAGCGGTTCAGGCCAACGGCATCATCCCGACGATGTTCCTGGGATCGCTCGCGGCCGGTACCGGTGTCAAGCGCGACGTGGCCAGGGCCAAGGCGGCCCTGGCCAAATCAGGTCTGTCCAATCCGACGGTGACCCTCTCCTACCCGAGCGACATCCAGGTCAACGGACTGAACTTCGGCGATCTGGCGGCCCGCGTACAGGCCAACCTCAAGGAGGTCGGCATCACCGTCAACCTCGCGCCGGCCTCGGTGCAGACCGCCCTGGACACCTACCGGGGCGGCAAGGAGGAGATGGGACTGTGGGAGTGGGGTCCTGACTACCCGGATCCCAGCGACTACCTGAACTTCCTGCCCGGCCAGGTCGTCGGCAAGCGGGCCAACTGGCTCACCGGACAGTCCCCGACGCTGGAAGCCCTTGGCACCAAGGCGGCCGCCACCATCGACGACGCGACCCGGGTCACCCAGTACACCGACATCCAGAAGATGATGAACCAGGCCGGCCCGATCATGCCGCTGATCCAGCCCGCCCAGATCCTGGTCGCGGCGAACTCGGTGAAGAACGTGAAGGCCAACGCACTCTGGCTGGTCGACCTCAGTGAGCTCGGTTAG
- a CDS encoding DUF885 family protein, which produces MDTSPRTAIEELGSRIWEWRIRTQPRTRDDIPRVERPTGWLPDFAEATVQRVRAERDRFTAELDAIDPGDVVADRVDHRLLASLLARVTWELEVLRTWQCQPRFYIDQALGTVFDTLLRPGVDRARVREVVRLLRAVPGILAHGSQNLAGRAVAESTGLAIEELQDIETRCAALALALVAICPELQDEIDRSTSLAARALAEFRDWLVAALPGMPAWQPVGVDRYQWFLREVAALPFTAERLLAIGSGELDRAIVLEHLERNRNRVAHRPAPTLPADAEAQVGLEAGMEAGVRAFYVDHSLLSQPASLGHYLVAAMPAHLEPLRFLGVSDDLTSPTRLSENAVSYLPPPGPGLPYFYAANAIDPRAGIVHEGAHYQQLALSWRHERPLRRHFYDSAANEGIAFYNEEMMLAAGLFDDAPETRAIIYNFMRLRALRVKVDVGLATGVLTIAAAATYLATEVPMDEPTAAQEAADFAEGPGQAISYQIGKTQILSLIADAVRLGGRDTPLQPLHDYLWLNGNVPIALCRWELLGLDDELEAIGVGRPVG; this is translated from the coding sequence GTGGACACATCACCCCGAACCGCGATCGAAGAGCTGGGATCCCGGATCTGGGAATGGCGGATCCGGACCCAGCCACGCACCAGGGACGACATCCCCCGAGTCGAACGACCGACCGGATGGCTGCCGGACTTCGCCGAGGCCACGGTGCAGCGGGTCCGCGCGGAGCGTGATCGGTTCACCGCCGAGCTCGACGCGATCGACCCGGGGGACGTGGTGGCCGACCGCGTCGACCATCGACTCCTGGCCTCGCTGTTGGCCAGGGTCACCTGGGAACTGGAGGTGTTGCGCACCTGGCAGTGTCAGCCTCGGTTCTACATCGACCAGGCCCTCGGGACCGTCTTCGACACCTTGCTGCGGCCGGGGGTCGACCGTGCTCGGGTGCGGGAGGTGGTGCGGCTGCTGCGGGCGGTACCGGGCATCCTGGCGCACGGAAGTCAGAACCTGGCCGGCCGGGCGGTGGCCGAGTCCACCGGCTTGGCCATCGAGGAGTTGCAGGACATCGAGACCCGGTGCGCGGCCCTGGCCCTTGCCCTTGTCGCGATCTGCCCTGAACTGCAGGACGAGATCGACCGATCCACGTCTCTCGCCGCGCGCGCGTTGGCGGAGTTCCGCGACTGGCTGGTCGCTGCTCTTCCTGGAATGCCCGCCTGGCAGCCCGTCGGAGTGGACCGGTACCAATGGTTCCTGCGCGAAGTGGCCGCGTTGCCCTTCACCGCGGAACGACTGCTGGCCATCGGGTCGGGCGAACTGGACCGGGCCATCGTGCTCGAACATCTGGAACGCAACCGCAATCGGGTGGCCCACCGACCGGCGCCGACCCTGCCCGCAGACGCCGAGGCCCAGGTCGGCCTCGAGGCGGGGATGGAGGCCGGGGTGCGGGCGTTCTACGTCGACCATTCCCTGCTGTCCCAGCCGGCCTCGCTCGGTCACTACCTGGTCGCTGCCATGCCGGCCCATCTGGAGCCACTGCGGTTCCTCGGCGTCAGCGACGATCTGACCTCACCCACCAGATTGAGCGAGAACGCCGTCTCCTACCTGCCGCCGCCGGGTCCCGGCCTGCCGTACTTCTACGCGGCGAATGCGATCGACCCGAGGGCCGGCATCGTCCACGAGGGTGCCCACTACCAACAGCTCGCCCTGTCGTGGCGGCACGAGCGGCCATTGCGCCGCCATTTCTACGATTCCGCGGCGAACGAGGGCATCGCCTTCTACAACGAGGAGATGATGCTGGCCGCCGGGCTTTTCGACGATGCCCCGGAGACACGGGCGATCATCTACAACTTCATGCGACTGCGCGCTCTCCGGGTGAAGGTCGACGTCGGGCTGGCCACCGGCGTCCTGACCATCGCCGCCGCAGCGACCTACCTTGCCACCGAGGTTCCGATGGACGAGCCGACGGCGGCCCAGGAGGCCGCCGATTTCGCCGAGGGACCGGGACAGGCGATCTCCTACCAGATCGGCAAGACGCAGATCCTGTCGTTGATCGCCGACGCCGTCCGTCTCGGCGGCCGCGACACCCCCCTGCAACCGCTGCACGACTATCTCTGGCTCAACGGCAATGTGCCGATCGCGTTGTGCCGTTGGGAGCTCCTGGGTCTGGATGACGAGCTGGAGGCGATCGGTGTGGGGCGGCCTGTGGGCTGA
- a CDS encoding ABC transporter ATP-binding protein gives MTALVEVSGLCVDYGRGGARVRAVDGVDLTVGPGEILGLVGESGCGKSTLGRAIVGLEPAAEGRVTFAGAGVAPLGRRKRPDSLRKLQMVFQDPYSSLNPRRSVGALIADGVVLGGGTKQAAAQRVVELLDRVGLPADAAEKYPHEFSGGQRQRIAIARTLAADPAALVADEPISALDASAQAQVANLLGDLVRQTGLALVFISHDLSVVRQIADRVAVMYLGRIIEIGATERVWADPVHPYTQALISAIPRADGAGILPIDLPGDVPDPAAPPTGCRFHPRCPIAEDRCRVADPRPVFVDEREVACLVRAPAAAGLVR, from the coding sequence ATGACGGCGCTCGTCGAAGTCTCCGGCCTCTGCGTCGACTACGGCCGCGGCGGCGCGAGGGTCCGCGCCGTCGACGGCGTCGACCTGACGGTCGGTCCCGGTGAGATCCTGGGTCTGGTGGGTGAATCCGGCTGTGGGAAGTCGACGCTCGGCCGTGCGATCGTCGGCCTGGAACCCGCCGCAGAAGGCAGGGTGACGTTCGCCGGAGCCGGTGTCGCCCCGCTCGGCCGTCGCAAACGCCCTGACTCGCTGCGCAAGCTGCAGATGGTTTTCCAGGACCCGTACTCCTCGCTCAATCCACGGCGGTCGGTCGGCGCCCTGATCGCTGACGGAGTCGTCCTGGGCGGAGGAACGAAACAGGCTGCGGCCCAGCGTGTCGTCGAGCTCCTGGACCGGGTCGGACTGCCCGCTGACGCCGCCGAGAAGTATCCACACGAGTTCAGCGGCGGCCAGCGGCAGCGGATCGCCATCGCCCGGACGCTGGCCGCAGACCCGGCCGCTCTGGTGGCGGACGAGCCGATCAGTGCACTGGACGCGTCGGCGCAGGCCCAGGTGGCCAACCTGCTCGGGGATCTGGTCCGGCAGACGGGTCTGGCGCTGGTCTTCATCTCGCACGACCTGTCGGTGGTGCGGCAGATCGCCGACCGGGTGGCCGTGATGTACCTCGGCCGCATCATCGAGATCGGAGCCACCGAAAGGGTCTGGGCGGATCCGGTGCATCCCTACACGCAGGCGCTGATCTCGGCGATTCCGAGGGCCGACGGGGCCGGCATCCTGCCGATCGATCTGCCCGGCGACGTACCGGACCCGGCCGCCCCGCCCACCGGGTGTCGGTTCCACCCGCGTTGCCCGATCGCCGAGGATCGATGCAGGGTGGCGGATCCCCGGCCGGTGTTCGTCGACGAGCGGGAGGTGGCCTGCCTGGTTCGCGCGCCGGCAGCCGCCGGCTTGGTGCGTTGA